Genomic window (Jeotgalibaca ciconiae):
CTCTTTTTTTTGTTTTTATATTCGTGCTTTTTAATCGACGGTATGCACTTGATACATCTTGTTTCTCCACATTTTTCACTCCTAATCTTTTACATAAGACAATTGAATTAGTTCTTCAAAAGCATCATGGATTGTCTTAACATCCAATTCATTACCAATTAATACAATTTGTGATTGTATATTTTCCTTGGTAAGTTGATTTACCAATTCAAATCGGTAATGGACACTCACACCTTGTAAAGCAATCGGAACCTCTCGATTGGCTAGATTTAAGATTCCTTTGTATCGATAGAGTTTGCCACTAAAATTCACCAGTAGCCAATCTAACCACATACAAAATAGATTCTCATCAAGGATCTGATCCGTAGTTAGATAGATGGATTGAAATCCTTCATGAGAATGATCATGATGGTGGTGCTCATGGCCATGTTCGTGGTGGTCATGAGCTAAATGCGCTTCTGTTTCTTTAAATTTTTCAGGCAGATCATGGAAAAGTTGTAAATCAAAAAAGTCATTTTCCAGATAGTTTTCTGTTAGTGAAAACGTTCGAAAATCTGCTAAAGGATTAATTTTTGCTAGATTACTTTTTATTACTTCTTCAGATGTGAAAAAAGATTCATCTACTTTTGAAAGTATGAAACGATCCGCCATTGATATTTGTTTGTAGGCTTCAGGGTAAACAGACAAATTCGCTTGATAATTTACGCAATCCACGACCGTTAATACACTATCGATGTAAAAGTAACTCGAAAGAAAAGGCGATAAATAAATGGTTTGGATAACAGGTTGCGGATCTGCAATTCCCGTAGTTTCAATGATTACTTTCTGGACCGTTCGTTCTTGTTCAGACAATATTTCTAATATCGCTTGAAGAGTAGAAGCTAAATCCGCTCTCAGATTACAACAAATACATCCATTATTTAATTGGAAAATTTCTTCTTTCTCATGGATTAATAATTGGTGATCAAT
Coding sequences:
- a CDS encoding CobW family GTP-binding protein yields the protein MGIPVTVVTGFLGSGKTTLINEIIKQTEIPAEEIVIIINELGEVNIDHQLLIHEKEEIFQLNNGCICCNLRADLASTLQAILEILSEQERTVQKVIIETTGIADPQPVIQTIYLSPFLSSYFYIDSVLTVVDCVNYQANLSVYPEAYKQISMADRFILSKVDESFFTSEEVIKSNLAKINPLADFRTFSLTENYLENDFFDLQLFHDLPEKFKETEAHLAHDHHEHGHEHHHHDHSHEGFQSIYLTTDQILDENLFCMWLDWLLVNFSGKLYRYKGILNLANREVPIALQGVSVHYRFELVNQLTKENIQSQIVLIGNELDVKTIHDAFEELIQLSYVKD
- a CDS encoding putative metal homeostasis protein, yielding MEKQDVSSAYRRLKSTNIKTKKRALKIIHEHKRKKRKSEK